The Amycolatopsis sp. DG1A-15b genome contains the following window.
ACTTCGTGATCGTGATGCCGGTCAAGAAGGTGCAGGAGCGCCGCAAGCGCGGCCAGGAGCCGGGCCCGTCGGAGCCGACGGACGTGGAGCTGCTGATCGAGATCCGCGACCTGCTGCGCGCCCAGCAGAGCCAGCGCGGCAACGACCGCGACTGACGAGGTCAGCGGTCGTGGTGCGGTGGCCGGTTCTCCCGGTACCAGTCGTCCGGGAGACCGGTGCGCCGCTCGGGGTCGCGCTCGTCGGAGGTCGTCTCGGGCAGGACGTCCCCGAAGATCTCATCGACCCGGCGGCGCTGCTCGCTGCCGGCCTTGGGGTCGCGTTTCTCGCCGGACATGCCCTCAGTCTCCCACGACGCGTTCTTTGACAACTCCAGAGAGCTGACCGAGCGCATCGAGGCGGCGCAGGTGCTCAGGGGTCAGCGCGAGCCCCGCGGCGGCGACGTTCTCCTCCAGGTGCGTGATCCGGCCGGTGCCCGGAATCGGTAGGACCACTGGTGATCGGGCCAGCAACCACGCGAGGGCGACCTGGGCGGAGGTGGCACCCACCTCGCCCGCGACAGCGGCGATCTCCGCTCCGCCTGCCGCGGCCGGTGCCACCGGCCGCCAAGGCAGGAAGGCGATTCCCGCCGCCGCACAGGCCCGCAGGACCGGCTCGTGCTCACGGTCGAGCACGCTGTAGCGGTTCTGGACGCTGACGATCTCGACGAGTTCACGGGCCCGAGCGAGCTCGTCGACAGTCACTTCGGACAGCCCGAGCAGGCCGATCTTCCCCGCGGACTGCAGCTCGCGGAGCGTGCCGAGCTGATCGGCCAACGGCGTTTCCGGGTCGACGCGGTGCAGCTGCAGCAGCTCGATCCGCTCCACGCGGAGCCGGCGCAGGGCCTGGTCGACCTGGTCGCGCAGGATTTCGGGCCGGGCGTCGAGCCGCCACTCGCCGCCGGGCCCGGTTCGCGCGACGCCGACCTTGGTGGTGATCAGCAGCTCGCCGGGATAGGGGTGCAGGGCCTCGGCGAGCAGTTCCTCGTTGGCTCCGCCGCCGTAGAGGTGCGCGGTGTCGATGAGCGTGACACCGAGCTCGACGGCCCGCCGGGCGACGGCGATCGCGCCGGCCCGGCTTCGGTCGGCAGGTGCATCGCCCCGAAACCGAGCCGGCGGACGTTCAGCCTGCCACCGATGCGGAAATCGGGGGTCACACCTCTTCGAGGCCCGAGAGCTCGTCGATGACGTGGGGAACGAGCGAGGTCAGCGTGGCCATCCCGTCGCGGACCGCGGACCGCGACCCGGCCAGGTTGACCACGAGCGTGCTGCCCGACACTCCGGCGAGCCCGCGGGAGATCCCGGCGTCGACGGCGCCGGCGGCCAGCCCGGACGCGCGGATGGCCTCGCTGATGCCCGGGATGGGCCGGTCGAGCACACCGGCGGTGGCGTCCGGAGTCCGGTCGCGCGGCAGCACGCCGGTGCCGCCGACGGTGATCACCAGGTCGGCGCCGCCGATCACGGCGGTGTTGAGCGCGTTGCGGATACCCGCGGTCTCGGCCTCGACGACCACGACACCGTCGACGATGAAGCCCGCTTCTTCGAGCAGCTCCGTGACCAGCGGGCCAGTGGTGTCCTCGTGCTCGCCGTGCGCCACGCGATCGTCCACGATGACCACGAGGGCCCGGCCCAGCCGTTGTGCACTCCGTTCCATGGCGCCCACCGTAGCCGGTTTCGGCGGCCGGGCGCCGGGAGGTGCCGGGTGAGTTCTGACGATTCGGTGACGTGACGCCGCGAGCTCCGGCGAGCCCCGGCGAAGGCCCCTAGCGTGGCCGGGGTGCGCGTACTGGTCACCGGCGGAGCCGGGTTCATCGGGTCCCACATCGCCGACCTCCTGGCCGACGGCGGTGACGAGGTCGTGGTGCTGGACAACCTCCTCCCCACGGCTCACGGCTCCGGCTTCCCGCCGCCCTACACCGGCAGGCACCGGTTCCTGCGCGGCGACGTCACCGACACCGAGATCGTCGCGGAGCTGCTGGACGGCGTCGACGCGGTCTGCCACCAAGCGGCGGTGGTGGGCCACGGGATCGACCCGTCGGACGCACCGTCGTACGCCTTGCACAACGACTACGGCACGGCGGTGCTGCTGGCCGGAATGCACGCGGCCGGCGTCCGGAAGCTGGTGCTGGCCTCGTCGATGGTCGTCTACGGCGAAGGCCGCTACGCATGCTCGGCTCACGGCGTGGTGGCGCCTTCGCCGCGCCGCCGGTCCGATGTGGACGCCGGCCGGTTCGAGCCACGCTGCCCGTCGTGCGAAGCGGAGCTGAGCTGGCAGCTGGTGCCCGAGGACGCGCCGCTGAACCCCCGCAGCACGTACGCGGCAACGAAGCTGGCCCAGGAACACCTGGCCGGTGCGTGGGCCCGGCAGACTGGCGGCACGGTGTGGGCGATGCGCTACCACAACGTTTACGGCCCGCGGATGCCCCAGAACACCCCGTACGCGGGAGTCGCATCACTCTTCCGCTCGTCCTTGGTCCGCGGCGAGGCGCCCCGAGTTCTGGAAGACGGCCGCCAGCAGCGCGACTTCATCCACGTCCACGACGTGGCGAGGGCGAACGTCCTGGCCCTGCGCACGGAAGGCCCGGCAGCCGAAATAACCCCGCTGAACATCTGTTCCGGCACCCCGCACACGGTGGGCGACCTGGCGGAGGAGCTGGCGCGGGCTTGCGACGGCCCGGCACCCCAGGTGATCGGCGGCGCGCGTCCCGCCGACGTCCGGCACGTCGTCGCCGATCCGGCCCGCGCCCGCGAACTACTGGGCTTCACGGCGGAAATCGGCTTCGAAGCGGGAATCGCCGATTTCGCGACGGCGGAACTGCGCGCCCCGTCGAGGTTCAGGCCGTGAACGCCCGCGCGACGGCGAGGCTGTCCTCGTAGACGTGGTAGCGGGTGATCACGCCACTGTCGACGGTGAGGTGCAGGGCGCAGCGGGCGCTGTAGGCCAGGCCGGTGGCCTTCACCGTCTGGCGGATCTCTCCCAGCACCACCGCGTCCCGGCCGTCGACCAGGACGCTCGAGATCACTCCACCGCGCTCCCCGTGGAACTCGTTCAGCTGGCGGAAGTGGTCGGCGACGCCGGCGCGCGTCGACCGCTCCCGGATCCACGGCACTGCCGGGTGCCCCGCCGCGGGCCAGTCGAGCTGCCAGTCGACTCCGTCCGCGAACAGTTCGGCGATCCGGTCCGGATCTCCCCCGGCCAGGCGGGCGAGAAACTCGGTCACGGCCGCCCGGGTACTCGCCTCCGCACCGGTGAACTGGTGGTCGTGCCGGATCCGGCCGTCCTCGTCGAGCAGGAGGAAGATTGTGCCGCTCCACACCGGGGCGCCACCCGTCGCCGGAACCATGTGGGTGGTGAACGTGACTGCGTCGTGGTGGGTCACGACGTCGTCCGCCGCGGTGAAGACGAATTCCCCGGTCGCGACGAACCGGTCGTACGCGCCGGTGACCCGGGCCTCGAGCGCGTCGTGTCCCCGGTGCTCGGCGGTTTCGGTGTACTGCACGCCGTCTTCGGCCCACAGTCGCGCGACAGTGCTGCGCCGCGCGGCGGCGTCCGGCTCGTTCCACACCGCCACGTAGCGGCTGATCAAGTTCGAGGTCATGGTCATGGTCAGGAAGCTAGAACGGGTTCCCTGACACCTCCTGTCAGTGGATCCGGGCAGACTTCCGGACATGCGTGCGACCCGTCTGGTGTCCCTGCTGTTGCTGCTGCAGACCAGGGAGCGCATGACCGCGCGGGAACTGGCGGACGCCTTGGAGGTGTCGGTCCGGACGATCTACCGGGACGTCGAGTCACTCGGCGCCGCGGGCGTGCCCGTGTACGGCGAACCAGGTCACGAAGGTGGCTACCGGCTGCTCGACGGCTACCGCACCCGGCTGACCGGCCTCACCGCGGACGAGGCCGAGGCGCTGTTCCTCACCGGGCTCCCGTCCGCGGCCGCCCAGCTGGGCCTGACGGCCGCGACGACCGCCGCGCAGCTCAAGCTCATGGCGGCGTTGCCCGCCGAGCTGCGCGACCGCGCCGACCGTGCCGCCGGCCGGTTCCACGTCGACCTCCCGTCGTGGTACCTCCGCGCCGAGCGAACTCCGCACCTGACTCCGATTTCGGAGGCCACTCGTGGCCAGCACGCCCTGCGGATCCGCTACCTGCGCTGGGTGCAGCCGCACGAGATCAGCCGGACCGTGCAGCCCCACGGACTGGTCCTGAAAGCGGGCAACTGGTACCTCGTGGCTCGCGGCGCCGAGCAGTTCCGGACCTACCGGATCTCCCGGGATCCTCGAGGTGGATGTCCTCCCCGAGCGGTTCGAACGAGCCGAAGGGTTCGACCTGGCGAGCCACTGGGAGAGCTACCTCGACCACTTCGACCGGCGCCGCTACCGGGACACCGCGGTCCTCCGGGTCTCCCGTCGTGGCCTGGACCGGCTACCCGAGCTGCTCGAACCGGCCGTCGTCGCGGCCCGGAAGACCAGGGCAGGGCCGGACCCGGCGGGGTGGACCGAACTCGAGATCCCCCATCGAATCGGTCGAGGCCGCGCTGCCCGAACTGCTCAAGTTCGGCGCCGACGTCGATGTCGTCGCACCGGAAGCGTTGCGAGCGGAAGTAGTCCGGACCCTGCACGCGATGAACCGGGCCTACGGTCTCTAGCCGGTTAATCCGGCAGCTGGCCGGCACCGCTTGCACCGTCAAGGCGGCCAGGCCGAGCCGGCCGCCGATCCGGACCGGGCCCAGCTGCTTGCGCCACCGCAGCCGCACGATCGCCCGCATCGGGAGTTCGGGCCGGGCTGTGCTGCGGACGGCAGCTGCGATCAGTCATCCCGGCCGCGCCTTCAACGCGGTAGCGATCGGTCCATTTGCGGGCGGTTGTGGCGGCGACCATAAGCATTTTGCTGCAGCGGCGCAGGTCCAGCTTTGCTCGACGCGCGACAGGCCGCCACCGATCGCCTCAACGCCGGACAACGTCCCTGGACCTCACATCTAGGGCATCGCCAGCGGCAGGCGCACCTCGAACCGGCACCCCGGTCCGTGGTTGTGCACCCCGATTCGCCCCCGGTGCGCCTCGACCAGCCCCTTCGCAATGGCCAGGCCGAGCCCGCCGCCGCTGGTCGTCCCGCCGCGCTCGGGCGTCCGCGCCTGCGTCCCGCGGAAAGCGACGTCGAAGACGCGGTTGATCTCGTCGTCCGGGATGCCACCGCAGGAGTCGTCCACGGCGAGCAGCGCCTCGTCGCCGTCGACGCCGATCTGCACCGCCACCGTCCCGTCGGGCGGGGTGTGCCGAATCGCGTTGGACACCAGGTTCCGCACGATCCGGGCCAGTTCCGGGTCGCTGCCGGTCACCACCGGCCAGGTCGACGCCCTGGCGAGGACCCGGACCCGCTTCCGGTGGGCCACCGGCGCCTGGGCGGCCACGGCGTCGCTCACGACGTCCCGCAACGGCACCGCCGACATCGTGAGCTCCAGGGCCCCCGCGGTGATCCGCGAAAGCTCGAACAGGTCGCCGACCATCGCGGACAGCCGCCGGGTCTCGCCGCTGATCCGCTGGGCGTAGTCGGCGACCTCGTCGCGTTCGGACACCACGCCGTCGGCCAGCGCCTCGGCCATCGCCTGGATCCCGGCCAGCGGGCTGCGCAGGTCGTGGCTGATCCAGGCCACCAGTTCGCGCCGCGAGGCCTCGGCGGCGCGTTCCCGCTCGCGTGCCTCGCGTTCCCACACGCTGCGGCGTGCGATGGCCCGGCCGAGGATGATCGCCGCGGGCACGGTGACCAGCGCGACGAGCAGGCAGACCAGGAGCATCGTGGTCAGCGCCGGGGTGAACATGAACCCGCTGATCCCCAGGACGCCGACCAGCGTGGCGAGCACCGGGATCAGCACCAGCACCGTGAGCGTGGTGGCCAGCGAACCGCGGCGCAGGACGTACAACGCCACGCCGCCCAGTGCCGCGACCGGCAGCGAGAACAGCAGTGCGAACGGCAGGATGTGCCAGAGGTGCGTCAGCATCTCCGAGACGGACTCGCCCGAACCGATCACGGCTGCTCCCGGTCGTAGCGGTAGCCGACACCCCACACCGTCGCCACCCGGGTCGGCTTGGCCGGGTCACGTTCGATCTTCTCGCGCAGCCGTCGCACGTGGACGGTCACAGTGGACTGATCGCCGAAGTCCCAGCTCCACACCTTTTCGAGCAGGTCCGCGCGCGAGTACGCCACGCCGGGGTGGGCGAGGAAGAACGCCAGCAGGTCGAACTCCCGGGTGGTCAACGGCAGTTCGCGGCCGCGGAGGGTCGCGGTGCGCGCATTCATCTGCAGGCGCAGGTCGCCGTCCGCGAGCACGGCGGCGGCCGGCTCCGGGCGGGGCATCCGGGCGCGGCGCAGCACCGAGGCCACACGGAGGGCGAGTTCCTTGGGGCTGAACGGTTTCGTCACGTAGTCGTCGGCGCCGAGCTGGAGGCCGGCGATGCGGTTCTCCTCCTCGCCGAGGGCGGTGAGCATGACGATCGGCACCTGGCTGACCTGGCGCAGCCGCTTGCACACCTCCAGGCCGTTGATCCCGGGCATCATGACGTCGAGGACGACGAGGTCGGGCTCGTGGGCGGCGAACTTCGTCAGCCCCTCGGCGCCGTTGCCGGCCATGTCCACGGTGAACCCGGCCACCTCGAGGTAGCGGCGGACGACGTCGCGGACCGTCTCGTCGTCGTCGACCACGAGCACCCGTCCGGCCTGATCGCTCATCACGTCTCCCTCACCAGCCCGTCAGCAGCAGGTGGTTGACCGCCAGCGCCGTCGCCGCCTGCGCGGCCAGCCACCACTGGCGGCCGGGCCGCGGCAACAGCGCCGTCATCGGCAGCAACCACACCCCGAACGGTAGCCAGATCCGTTCGGTCTCGGCTTTCGACAGGCCCGAGACGTCGGCGAAGAGGATGGCGGCCAGGGCGGCGAGGCCCAGCAGGAGGACCGGATCGGTGAGCAAGGACCGGCGCGGAGACCCGAATCCTCGCCGGACGGCGGCGACGACCGCGGGGCCGAGCGCGACGGTCACCGCCGCGAGGTCGGCCCACACCCAGTACGAATAGGGCCGGACCAGCGCCACGCCCTGGTAGTAGCGCTCGACGACCAAGTGGTAGCCGTCGAGCCACCAAAAGCCCGCCCAGGCGAAGACGCCGACGACGGCGAGTGCCGCGACGATCGCCAGTGCCGCCGCCCGCCACTGCCGGCCGAGGACGGCGACGGCCACCGCGAGCAGGCCGAGCAGCACCAGGCCGTACGACAGGAAGATCCCGAAGCCGAGCAGCACCCCCGCGGCCAGCCCGGCCGGAACGGCGTACCGGCGGCCGTGGGTGAACCCCGTCGCGGACAGCGCGAGCAGCGCCAGCCCGGTCGCGGTCACCCCGGCGAAGAGGCCGTCCGCCGAGACGCCGATCCACACCGCGCCCGGGGTGAGGACGGCGAACGGCAGCACCGCGCGGGCCGCCTCGGGCCGGCCGAGCAGGGCGACCGTGGCCGGCACGGCCACCGCGACCAGGCTGCCGGCGAGCACCACGGCCGTGGCCGCCCACGCGCCGCCGTGCAGGCCGAGCCGGTCCAGCCAGACGAAGACGAGCGTCGCGCCCGGCGGGTGACCGGACACGTGCGTCGTCCACGATTGGGGCTGGAAGTCGAGGATGCGGGAGGAGAACTCGCGCAGCATCCGCGGGATGTCGGTGATTCCCGGGACCTCGTGGAGGTACTCCTGGGGAATGGTGAGGTGCCCGGCGAACCCGCGAGACCAGCCGTCGACCATGGCCAGGGAGAAGATCCAGGCGAGCGAGGCGAGGTAGCCGGCGGCGAGCGCGCGGCGCCACGGCAGGCGGGCGGCCAGTGCCGGGCCGTGGAGCACCACCGCGACCGCGACGAGCACGGCGAACACCGAGCCCGGGCCGACGTGCGGCAGCCAGTCGGCGAACAACGGCGGGGCGGACACGAAGATGACCACGCCGGAGTGCGGCCGGTTGTAGTACAGGCCGACCGCGGTGGCGGCGCCGACGAGCACCGCCGCGGCGGCGACGGCAAGGAGGTCGGCGCGGCGGCCGGAGACCGGGGCTTCGGGTTCGCGGGCAGTCGGCTCGGCGAGCCGGGCTGCCGATGTCGGCTCGCTCATCGTCGCCCACCCTAGGTTCACCGCGGGCGATCCGCGCCATGGGAACGGGAGCCGTAACGACGCGGTAAGAACTCGCCCGATGTCATGATTCGGTAAGCCCCGCAAGGGTTCTACGACGTTTCGGGCGGCCTTACGGTCGGCGCCGTGACTGACTTGGAAGTGGACGTCGTCCTCCCCTGCCTCGACGAAGCGGGTGCCCTTCCCGCCGTACTGGCCGGCCTGCCGCCGGGCTACCGCGCGATCGTGGTCGACAACGGCTCGGCCGACGGCTCGCCGGAAGTGGCGGCCTCGCTCGGCGCGAAGGTCGTCCACGAGCCGCGCCGCGGCTACGGCGCGGCCGTGCACGCGGGGCTGGAAGCCGCCACCGCGGACATCGTGTGCTTCGCCGACGCCGACGGGTCCCTGGACCTCGCCGACCTGCCGCGCCTGGTGACCGCGGTCGTACACGGCGCGGACCTGGCCGTCGGACGCCGGGTGCCGACCGGTCCCGGGGTGTGGCCGTGGCACGCGCGGATGGGCAATGTCGTGCTGGCGACGCTGTTGCGCAGCCGCGGGCTGCCGGTGCGGGACATCGCGCCCCTGCGCGCCGCGGACCGGCTCGCCCTGCTCCGTCTCGACGTCGCCGACCGGGCGTTCGGCTACCCCCTGGAGCTGCTGATCAAGGCCCAGCGCGCCGGGTGGCGGGTCCGGGAGTTCGACGTCCGCTACGGCGAGCGCGCCAAAGGGACGAAGTCGAAGGTGTCCGGGTCGGTGCGGGGGACGCTGCGTGCGGTCCGCGACTTCGGGCGGGTGCTGGCCCGATGACCCGTCCGTTCATCCTGCTGGTCGTGGCCAAGGCGCCCGTTCCGGGGCTGGCCAAGACCCGGCTGTGCCCGCCCGCCACGCCGGCTCAGGCGGCCGAGATCGCCGCGGCCGCGTTGCTCGACACGCTCGAGGCCGTCTGCGCGGTGCCCGGCGCCGAGCCCGTCGTCGCGATGACCGGCGATCTCGGTGCGGCCGCCCGGCCCATCGAAATCGGCATGGCGCTGCGCCACGTCACCACGATCCCGCAGCGTGGCCCCGATTTCGGTGCCCGGCTGGCGAACGCCCACGCGGACGCCGCCGAGGTGCACGCCGGTCTGCCGGTCCTCCAGATCGGCATGGACACCCCGCAGGTCACGCCGGAGTCGCTCGCCGCCGCAGCGGCACCGGTCCTGCACGGCGGCCACGACTCGGTGCTCGGGCCGGCCGCGGACGGCGGCTGGTGGGCGCTGGGCCTCGCCGAGCCGCGGCACGCACAGGCCCTCGCGGACGTCCCGATGTCCCGCGAAGACACCGGCGAACGCACACTGCGCGCCCTCACCGCGTGCGGGCTGCGGCCGCGGCGCGCCGCCCAGCTGTCCGATGTGGACACGATGGCCGATGCCCGCTCGGTGGCGGCGGCGTGCCCGGGTGGCCGGTTCGCCCGCGCCGTCGCGGCGGTCGGCGGACGGGCGGTGGCGTGATGACCGCCCCGGTGAGCACCGGCCACGAGTTCGACCGCGGCCTGCTCGGCCACCAGTGCTGGCTCGAGCTGGCCAACGGCGAGCGGATCGAGCTGGCCGTCGAACGCTGGGCGGAACCGTCCGAGGGCGACGACGTCCTGCTCGACGCGTGCTCCGGCCCGACGATCGACCTCGGGTGCGGGCCCGGCAGGCTCACCGCGGCGCTGGCCGGGCGCGGAGTCGTCGCGCTGGGCGTGGACAGCTCGCGCACGGCCGTCGGGCTGACCCGGCGCCGCGGCGGAAGTGCGTTGCAGCGCAACCTCTTCGACCGCCTGCCCGGCGAAGGGCGGTGGCGGCACGCCCTGCTTGCGGACGGCAACATCGGCATCGGCGGCGACCCGGCCACGCTGCTGCGGCGCACGGCACGCCTGATCGCCCCCGGCGGTGACGTCCTCGTCGAGCTGGAGCCGCCCGGTCGGGGCCTGCGGCACGAGCGCGTCCGGCTCCGGCCCGGCCACGCCGACGTCGCCTGGTTCACCTGGGCCTGGGTCGGGGTCGACGCGATCGCCGAGGTCGCCGCGCGCGCCGGGTTGCGCGTCGACTGGACCACCCGGCACGGGCACCGCTGGTTCGCGCGATTGGAGCGGTCGTGAAGCTCCCGATTCCGGCCGAAGAGCAGTTCCGGGCCCCGGCGCACCACGAACGCGTGACGTCGAAGATCGGCCTGGCGCTCGCGATCACGTTCACGACGTGCTTCGTGACGGGGCTGATCAGCCACCTGATCCAGCACCCGCCGGGGTGGTTCTCCTGGCCCAGCCGTCCGGTCGGGCTCTACCGCGTCACCCAGGGTCTGCACGTGATCTCCGGCGTGGCGTCGATCCCGTTGCTGCTGGCGAAACTGTGGAGCGTCTACCCGAAGCTGTTCGGCCGGCCGCTCGTCCGCTCGCTGCCGCACGCCCTGGAGCGGCTGTCGATCCTGGTGCTGTCCGGTGCGGCGTTCTTCGAGCTGACGACCGGACTGCTGAACGTCGCGCAGAACTACCCGTGGGGCTTTTACTTCCCCCAGGTGCACTACGCGGTCGCGTGGCTGGCGATCGGCTCGATCCTGGTGCACGTCGCGGTGAAGCTGCCGATCATCCGCCGCGCACTGAGCCGGGCCACCGTGACGGAGGCGCCGGCCGAGGGGCTGTCCCGGCGGGGTTTCCTGGTGACCACCGGGCTGGCGACCGGTGTCGCGGTCGTGGCCACCGCGGGCGCGACGGTGCCGTTCCTGCGCGGCGTCTCCGCCCTTTCCTGGCGGACCGGTACGGGCACGCAGGACCTCCCGGTGAACCGCACGGCGGCGGCCGCGGGTGTCACGTGGTCGCCGGCCTGGCGGCTCTCGGTGGTGACCCCGCGCGGCACGGCGAAGTTCTCGCTCGACGAGCTGCGCGCCCTGCCGCAAACGACGGCGGAGCTCCCGATCGCGTGTGTGGAGGGCTGGAGCCAGTCGGCCACCTGGCGGGGGATCTCCCTGCCCACGCTCCTGAAAGCCGCCGGCGCGGTACCGGGCACGGCGGTCCGGGTGTCCTCTTCGGAGCGTGGCGGGCTGTACGGCGTCAGCGTGCTCCCCGGCGAACACACGGCCGACGACCTGACGTTGCTGGCCTTGGAGCTGAACGGCGAGGTCCTCGCCCCCGACCACGGCTTCCCCTGCCGGATCATCGCCCCGAACCGCCCTGGCGTGCTGCAGACGAAGTGGGTCACGAAGCTGGAGGCGCTGTGAAGACCGCCCGAGCGCTTCTCGCCCTGCCGGGTCTCGCGGCACTGGTGTGGGGTGTGGTGCTGTTCGCCGAGTACGCGCTGCCCTTGCGTCCGGACGTCTTCGGGACGGTCGGCTGGATCATCGGTGGCCCGATCCTCAACGACGCGGTCATCGCCCCGCTGACGGCGCTGCTCGGCATCGTCCTGGCTCACCGCCTGCCGCGCCCGTGGAAAGCCCCGGTCATCGCCGGCACGGTCACCACCGGCATCCTAGCGATCCTGGCGTTCCCGCTGTTCTGGCGCCCGTACGGAACCCCGCCGATGCCGGGCCTCCACGACACCAACCCGGCCCCCGCGCTGGCCCTCACCCTGGCAGCAGTCTGGCTGGCTGTGGCCCTCGCAGCCCTCCGCCACCGTGTCGTCCCCCGGATCACCCGTGCCGTCCCGCCAATCACCCGAGATACGTCCCCAATCACGCGAAACACGTCCCCAATCACGCGAGACACGCCTCCGGACACGCAAGATGCCCGTTCCGACACGCCAGCCGACCGCCCCAATCCCTGACCCCGGGCACAAATGCGGCCACGCGCGACCGGCATCGAGTGCCTGGTCGCGCGTGGCCTTGTGGGTCCGGCCCCGAAGACGGGGGTCGAGCCGAAGTTGGTCTCGGCCGCGCCAGGGCGGCCGAGCGTCTGAACCGGATCAGTTGGGCTGGACGGGCTGGCCGCCGAACGTCACCTCGACCGTGCGGCCGTCGGCGAGCGTGAACGTCGCCTTCTCGTCCGGGGCCCGGGTGCGGACCGCCGCGACCAGCGTGTCGGCCGAGTCGATCGGGCGGTCGTCGATCTTGGTGACGACGTCGCCCGCCTTCAGGCCGGCCTTCTCCGCCGGGCTGCCGCCCTTGATGGCGCCGAGCTCGGCGCCGCCCTGCGGGGCGTCCTTGACCTCCGCGCCGATGTAGGTCTGCACCGCCTGGCCGGTCTTGATGATCGTGTCCGCGGTGCGGCGGGCCTGGTCGATCGGGATGGCGAAGCCGATGCCGACGTTGCCGCCTTCGGACGCGCCCTGGCCCTGGCCACCGGAGGCCGACTGCGGGCTGTAGATCGCGGAGTTGATGCCGATGACCTGGCCGGACATGTTCGCCAGCGGCCCACCCGAGTTGCCCGGGTTGATCGCCGCGTCGGTCTGGACCGCGTCCATCACCGTGGTCTGGTCGCCGCTGCTGCCGCCCGCCCGCACCGGCCGGTGCAGCGAGCTGACGATGCCCGAGGTGACCGTGCCGGCCAGCTCGAACGGCGAGCCGATGGCCACCACCGACTGGCCGACGCGCAGGTCGTCGGAGCGGCCGAGCTCCACCGGGGTCAGGTTGCCGACGCCGGTGACCTTGACGACCGCGATGTCGGTCGTCGGGTCGCGGCCGACGATCTTGGCGGCGGCCTTCTTGCCGTCCTGGAACACCGCCTGGATCTGGCCGCCGTTCGCGCCGACCTCGACGACGTGGTTGTTCGTCAGGATGTAGCCGTCGGTGCTGATGACGAAGCCGGAGCCCTCGCCGGCCCCCTGCTGGCCGCTGACCTGCAGCTCGACCACGCTCGGCGACAGCTTCTGCGCGACGGCCTCGACCGAGCCGGCGGGCGCGTTGCCCGTCTGCTGGGCCGGCTTCGGCGCGTCGAGCGCGTTGCTGGCCGGGCCGGACGACCCGCCGGTGAAGTACCCGACGGTCCCGCCCGCGATGCCGCCGACCAGCAGCGCGACCAGCGCGACGCCGGCGAGCAGCTTCCCGCCGGACCGTTTGGGCTCCGGCGCGGCGACGGGGTAGCCGGATGTGCCGGGCTGCCCGTACGGGTGGGGCGGCGGGTAGACGCTCTGCTGGGTCGGGCCGGACGGCATCTGCGCACCCGGGGCGGACCACGGGTTCGCGGCCTGCCCGCCGTACGC
Protein-coding sequences here:
- a CDS encoding nuclear transport factor 2 family protein, whose product is MTMTSNLISRYVAVWNEPDAAARRSTVARLWAEDGVQYTETAEHRGHDALEARVTGAYDRFVATGEFVFTAADDVVTHHDAVTFTTHMVPATGGAPVWSGTIFLLLDEDGRIRHDHQFTGAEASTRAAVTEFLARLAGGDPDRIAELFADGVDWQLDWPAAGHPAVPWIRERSTRAGVADHFRQLNEFHGERGGVISSVLVDGRDAVVLGEIRQTVKATGLAYSARCALHLTVDSGVITRYHVYEDSLAVARAFTA
- a CDS encoding NAD-dependent epimerase/dehydratase family protein, whose translation is MRVLVTGGAGFIGSHIADLLADGGDEVVVLDNLLPTAHGSGFPPPYTGRHRFLRGDVTDTEIVAELLDGVDAVCHQAAVVGHGIDPSDAPSYALHNDYGTAVLLAGMHAAGVRKLVLASSMVVYGEGRYACSAHGVVAPSPRRRSDVDAGRFEPRCPSCEAELSWQLVPEDAPLNPRSTYAATKLAQEHLAGAWARQTGGTVWAMRYHNVYGPRMPQNTPYAGVASLFRSSLVRGEAPRVLEDGRQQRDFIHVHDVARANVLALRTEGPAAEITPLNICSGTPHTVGDLAEELARACDGPAPQVIGGARPADVRHVVADPARARELLGFTAEIGFEAGIADFATAELRAPSRFRP
- a CDS encoding molybdenum cofactor biosynthesis protein B, with amino-acid sequence MERSAQRLGRALVVIVDDRVAHGEHEDTTGPLVTELLEEAGFIVDGVVVVEAETAGIRNALNTAVIGGADLVITVGGTGVLPRDRTPDATAGVLDRPIPGISEAIRASGLAAGAVDAGISRGLAGVSGSTLVVNLAGSRSAVRDGMATLTSLVPHVIDELSGLEEV
- a CDS encoding response regulator transcription factor, with amino-acid sequence MSDQAGRVLVVDDDETVRDVVRRYLEVAGFTVDMAGNGAEGLTKFAAHEPDLVVLDVMMPGINGLEVCKRLRQVSQVPIVMLTALGEEENRIAGLQLGADDYVTKPFSPKELALRVASVLRRARMPRPEPAAAVLADGDLRLQMNARTATLRGRELPLTTREFDLLAFFLAHPGVAYSRADLLEKVWSWDFGDQSTVTVHVRRLREKIERDPAKPTRVATVWGVGYRYDREQP
- a CDS encoding glycosyltransferase family 2 protein; its protein translation is MDVVLPCLDEAGALPAVLAGLPPGYRAIVVDNGSADGSPEVAASLGAKVVHEPRRGYGAAVHAGLEAATADIVCFADADGSLDLADLPRLVTAVVHGADLAVGRRVPTGPGVWPWHARMGNVVLATLLRSRGLPVRDIAPLRAADRLALLRLDVADRAFGYPLELLIKAQRAGWRVREFDVRYGERAKGTKSKVSGSVRGTLRAVRDFGRVLAR
- a CDS encoding HAMP domain-containing sensor histidine kinase, with product MIGSGESVSEMLTHLWHILPFALLFSLPVAALGGVALYVLRRGSLATTLTVLVLIPVLATLVGVLGISGFMFTPALTTMLLVCLLVALVTVPAAIILGRAIARRSVWEREARERERAAEASRRELVAWISHDLRSPLAGIQAMAEALADGVVSERDEVADYAQRISGETRRLSAMVGDLFELSRITAGALELTMSAVPLRDVVSDAVAAQAPVAHRKRVRVLARASTWPVVTGSDPELARIVRNLVSNAIRHTPPDGTVAVQIGVDGDEALLAVDDSCGGIPDDEINRVFDVAFRGTQARTPERGGTTSGGGLGLAIAKGLVEAHRGRIGVHNHGPGCRFEVRLPLAMP
- a CDS encoding YafY family protein, coding for MRATRLVSLLLLLQTRERMTARELADALEVSVRTIYRDVESLGAAGVPVYGEPGHEGGYRLLDGYRTRLTGLTADEAEALFLTGLPSAAAQLGLTAATTAAQLKLMAALPAELRDRADRAAGRFHVDLPSWYLRAERTPHLTPISEATRGQHALRIRYLRWVQPHEISRTVQPHGLVLKAGNWYLVARGAEQFRTYRISRDPRGGCPPRAVRTSRRVRPGEPLGELPRPLRPAPLPGHRGPPGLPSWPGPATRAARTGRRRGPEDQGRAGPGGVDRTRDPPSNRSRPRCPNCSSSAPTSMSSHRKRCERK
- a CDS encoding aldo/keto reductase, yielding MAVARRAVELGVTLIDTAHLYGGGANEELLAEALHPYPGELLITTKVGVARTGPGGEWRLDARPEILRDQVDQALRRLRVERIELLQLHRVDPETPLADQLGTLRELQSAGKIGLLGLSEVTVDELARARELVEIVSVQNRYSVLDREHEPVLRACAAAGIAFLPWRPVAPAAAGGAEIAAVAGEVGATSAQVALAWLLARSPVVLPIPGTGRITHLEENVAAAGLALTPEHLRRLDALGQLSGVVKERVVGD